gtacattataatatatatatattttttttttttaaaacagtttttactTTTCATTCTGAAATTACGATTTACATTAGTGTTTTACTTTTTTGTCCCCTTTAAAGGAGGGGATAGATGTCAGACAGGATGGGAAAACAAATCTTCTCTATGGAGTTACAGTATTTAAAACCCCCAGAGGTTCTAATCTTATTCCACTAAATCCTCCAAAAAAGTTTtccctggagttgagctttaaagctgaagtttagcgtATCCTGTATCtagatctatctatatagatatacactatattgtcaaaagtattgggacacctgcctttacacacacacgtgaactggctgtccacaaggtttagcagtgtgtctatgggaatgtttgaccattcttccagaagcgcatttgtgaggtcgggcactgatgttggatgagaaggcctggctcgcagtctctgctctaatttatcccaaaggtgttctatcgaacACGGTGTCGATGACGCCGATTTAAAAAAATCCCTAGTATTCCAAAATGCAGATTTTTGcattttgaatacttttaagtgcaaaggagatCCCAGTTCCCTTCATAAAGAGTACTTGtcgctgcctattactgtcacaaggaatgtttacatttcttgtgacagcaatataaatgatgagaattttttttattaaagagtttaagaataagatttttttaaaaaaagatttttttaaaaaaaagatttttttaaaaaaaagattttttaaaaaaatattaaaaaaaaaaaatgcaatgcatactagctcattatgttattgtcttgcagggtttttgttttttttatctgggtttacaaccactttaataaaaacaagctgCAAAGTCAGTACCGACGCCAGGAAAAAGCGGCTGTAAAAACTCACTtttaaaagtgttttgcattggcatTAATGCGCGTTTAGTGGCGTTAGTGCTTAGCAGCATTTCTCTGCCCTCTTCTATCTTCCACTTCCAAATCCAATTACTACAACTTAAATAACGCTTGACGTGGCTTAACGCTGTATCCAGAGTTAACACGCATTTAGCCGCGTCAGGAATTTTTACAGCTGTAACGCTGCTGCTCCAAAATGCGCTGGCCCTCTCAGAACCcccagatgggcactgagaggtggcactgatggacactgatgggtggtactgatgatactgatgggtggcattgctgggcatcacttgttttatcttgaccatgttgccagtcagtgcccattggtgggcactgattggcatctattgtgcatattttttaatatgtggatggccatggggtacatacctggccatccacatgtaaccTCCTTCCCTGGGGGTCCTGGGCGGGcattcgcaggggggggggggggctgcactgataaacattcAGCGCAGAcctcccctgtcaggagagccgccgatcggctctcctctactcgcgtctgtcgatcaacggctcttcctgtttacatcgtgatcagccgtgattggacatggctgatcacgtggtaaagagcctctgtcgaaggctctttaccgagatcagtgtagcggtgtgtcagcctgcatttgttttctctttttagtGCAAATAAAGTAAAATACCTGTTAATCCTGACAGAAATCTTGTATCCCTGTAACTGGCTTTGGATTGAACTAAAATCTCAAACAATGTTATCAGCTTTCTAAACTATCTGCTGTGAACTACAAAGCAACAACCCTCTATGGAATTGAGAAGGGGGTAGGTGTTTAGTAGTCAAGTTAGGGTGACAACGCTTCTCCTCCATAGTTACAGTGCAGTGAGTGAGCGTTAACACCATATCTAAGGCCTAGTTTACATCTAGCCTAAGGACTGATAAATTgtagtatattacatttttgcatagcacccaactgtccctgatttagagggactgttcctgatttggagcaatgtcccgttGTCCCTCTTtcaccctcatttgtccctcattttggtctgatctatatagttctatataaaatgcactttttatccttcaaaaagtggttcccagtgctaaacctttcatccaaattctaaatggctgcatttctaaacttaaaagccaatataaaggaatagtggtggtaaaagaaagcccttgtggatttaattaaccttttttttggttaattcttctttaagggggtgtgacagagggtatgtcctatgcctacatacgtttgctagtaggactccctcattcccatttaaaaatgttggtaggtatgatttttgtgtttggctttaGTGTCAGGGAAATTACCGTACTGGACGTGCTGTTGGTCGCCTTTGCTCACACTCATGCGTGCCAGTCTACGGGCACTTGCACCTGTGCGAGGTAACGTGCCTGTGCGTGCACGCGCGTGGCGCCAATCAGTCCATTTAAATGGCTTGAATACTCCTGCccagtgctgtctgatctgcagctcccTGGTGCCTCTGCTCCCGTTGTCTGTCTGAACCCTGATTTCCTGACCACCCGGCTTGTCACCTCGGATTTACCCAGTCTTCCGCCTGCACCTGACCACGGCTTGCCTTGACCTTTGAACCTGTCTGCTTCTCTGTACTGCGCTGCCCAAACATTGCCAACCTTGCCTGTGAACTGACCAATCTGCTCTGCTCCTGCTCAGCTCCATCCTCCTGTGAGCCTACTTGCCTGTCTGCTGTCCGAGCAGATCCCATCCTTCCTGCATCCGGTTCCTGAGCCGCTTCTGCTTCAACTACCCACCAGGCTCTCATACCACTCTGCACTCCCGTGCCTCCTGTCTACACTACCAGGGGTCGCGAGTCAGATCTGTAAGGGAGCCCTTCCTCTGCTCTGTTGGGCTCGTCGATCAGGTACGTGCAAGTCTTACATTTAGATAACATTAGGACTCAATCAGATTTTAGTTTGCTACAATCTGACCAGTAAAGATGTGAATTCTGATTAGTTAATGCTCTTTGTacttagtggggtagattcaggtaggggtgcgcaatctaacggcggcgcagcgtatcgtatttacgctacgccgccttacaggagcaagtgcagtattcacaaagcacttgctccgtaagttgtggtggcgtagcgtaaatggggccggcgtaagcgcgcgtaattcaaatgtgtaagggggggcatgttttattcaaattatggtgaccccgcgttttttatgaacggcgcatgcgccgttcgtgaaagaatcccagtgcgcatgctcgaaattccgacgcaatttgtcattgctttcgacgtgaacgtaaattacgtccagccctattcgcgaacgacttacgcaaacgacgtaaaaaaattctaatttcgaagcgggaacgatgtccatacttaacattggctgcgccacctaatagcaggagcaacgttacgccgaaaaagccttacgcaaacaacgtaaaaaactaccgccgggcgcacgtacgtttgtgaatcggcgtaactaggtaatttgcatactctacgccgaaaacaacggaagcgccacctagcggccagcgtgagaatgcaccctaagatacgacggcgtaatagaattacgccagtcggatcttaggctaatgtcggcgtatctagctttctgaatacagaaagtagatacgtaggcgcagctttgaatttacgcggtgtatctatggatacgccggcgtaattctttgctgaatctagcccaatgactACACATTGTGCAGCACCTAAATTGTATAACTTGTTTTACTGACGGGGCATTGTTGCCTATTGTTTGAGTCGGCTGCATCCCAATCCATTTCCTGCTTCTCTacatttttcagctgctgcaaaaTGACAGTTCCATCAAAGGAAGCATGCACAGGTGTGAAAGGTTACAATTATATAACAATAtctgctggttaaaaaaaaaaatcctttcactATAATTGAGCAATACACAATGGGGTTGCTAagggccaaacttttttttttttggtgttgccCATAGCAAGCAGTCAGGATCCAGGGCAAGATGAAATTGCCCACACTCACGCCAATGCGCATTAAAAAAGGCAAGACAGATTAAatattctttctttattttcaacaGGCTAATTAGGCCTTAACGGCTTCACATTTGGAGCCAACTATCTTTCAAAACACATAAAATCCATATATTCTTCATATAATGTTAACTGCATAGATACTTCAGTTTACCGAAAACTCTCATCACCCACATTTTTTGTCATAAGTCTgttattttatagaaaaaatatatttccgCGACATAGCGGATGTGTTAAATGGCTGTGACTATCCACTGTCCATAGCTGCTTGTAACTTCAGCATGTCAAGCTGGTCCATGAGTTAAAAATCATATGTCTTCTAGGTGAGATGCCTCAACATCTATAGAAGCTTGGTGGCCTTAGTGTGGCATCAGGCACGCTGCACCAGGAATAGGCGAAATAGAGGTCTCAGTCCTTCTTGCCCTCTTTTTCTATCATTACAAGTCTCTTTAAGTCATTCTTAAGACTGGGACCTATCTACAATGCAaaatcccacaaaaaaaaaaaaccttgactaACTGTAGATCAGCATGGCAAAGTCTCTGAATAATACCTCAGGTCCACTTCCatctttattttagtcattttaaaGGGCTGTTCAGCTATATTTCTGGTAATAACTGAAGAACCTTAGTCATTGTAAAAGGTCATAACAATGTCTCTGCCCGTTCCCAAGGTGGACATTCGTACAAAACATCTTCAGCATAGCCATTTTCACTGTACCACTGCTCTGCCACAGGTTCTTCCTTCAACTCTTGCCAAGTTGGGTGCTGTTCAGGAAGCATAAACCATTGGTTATCCACTATGGCAGGGTCTTGCTGGGCCAATTCTAGTCCAGGGTTGGTCACCACTGAGGCATTGGGACCAGAAGAGCCCATATCTCCCTCCCACCACAAGGATATTAAGGCGGTCTGCAGATCGAGATCATCAAAGTTGCTGCCATTCAGATGATCTTCAGGAGGAAAGAGGTGGTCTCCGTGTCTTTCAGGGACTCTCAGAGCTGGAAGAACAGGATTGGCTTTTTCTTGTCTCCGAGGCTGCTTGTATCCGCAGGAGGAACGCTGGGTTTGGTGGTTATTCGCTCGAGAAGATGTTTGGTAGGGATGGTGGAGCGTCACCTTGTTGCACCTCGGAGGTTCAAGGTGAGAAGCTGGCATTCTTCTCCTCTTCAGGACTCCATTTACAAACATATCTGCATAACGGGGGTCCATCTGCCAAAATCCACCCTTTCCAGGTTCATCTTTTCCACGAGGGACCTTCATGAAGCATTTATTCAGGGACAAGTTGTGACGGATGGAGTTCTAAAACACAAATCAGAAGAGTAAGAATTGTAATAagtatgaaacaaaaaacaattgtaataagtattagagccggttcacacaggagccgcacgacttgccgagcgactcggcaaggAGATCTGCCctcgacttgcaaaatgacttctgtattgaagtcaatgcaagtcgccctgaagtcgtccccaaagtagtacaggaacctttttctaagtcgtatttgaacggttccatagtacagaactgagcgcgacttgtcaggcggctaagtgtgaaccggctctaagggtatAACCACAGTCAAAACATTTTTATCGCTTTAGGATAAAGTGGGTAAGGctcagaacccctgtcaggtattgattaaagtagaactataggcaaaacgtattattattttttttagtaatgccctgtacacacgagcagaatttccgtcggaaaaaagttggatggtttttccgacggaattccgcccaagcttggcttgcatacacacggtcacacaaaagttccctGAACTTTCGAgctttaagaacgcggtgacgtacaacgctacGACAAGGCGAGAAAAACAAGTTTAATgcttttctgagcatgcgtcgaattgtttccaagcatgcatgtttttttttcccgtcggaattccatacaggcgATTGGATTTTCTGATGGGATTTtttgctctcaaacttttgctggcttATAtcccctgtaaggtttatttttgccatctgtgtcccattgggataTTTGCCTTTACTTATTatcccatagtcaaacaggaagtgagaagaaatctctgcaaattgaaggaacactaaaggcaattttttttttaaataaaaaataacaaacatgttgtacttacctccaaaatagcggcgctatccAGCacgatttgccgcgggattcggctgctagcggtgtggtattaacccccgctagcggccgataaagggttaataccgcccgcaatgtgcctctgcagaagcgcattgcgggcaggattgccgcggtttcccattgttttaaatgggaaggaacggtgaaggagcggtatacataccgctcctctcaccgctccaaagatgctgctggcaggagatttctttctctcctgccagtgcatcgcctcagtgtgaaagggctcttagtccACACTGATGTGATGGGTGAAATGTAGCGTTTCCCACACTGCATTAAATTTGCACGGCATTCATGCAATCTAATGTGGGTGTCAATGTTAAAATAAGGACACCCCCAAAACAGTTTCCAAAACGCagtgtgtgaacacccatgcgatctgattcaggcacagcaaaaaaaaaaggatcctgcaccattttggtgcggaggcggtgcgatttgagccatacaaaatcgcactgcacagacatcgcatgtgatttgcacaggaatgcgctgcgattcacatgcagtgtcccgcaccgcactagtgtgaacccagactgAATGTGACAGACAGAAAATCTAGTTTGGGACTTCTCATAGACTGTTATGACAGCAGATAGGATGGCACTAAATTGGGTCACTATTGTGGAATGGTAGATAGTTTGGTAGTGGACGTAGAACACAGGCCCTAAAATGATTTTACTATGATGCCTGCTCATTACTCCCATCCTGGAATCATCTTTCAAGGATACTTTGATAATCACTCAACAAATATTACGATTCATATACAACACAGTTACATAAAAGAACACACaattccatccagttcaaccaataggataaaaaaaatacacagaaagcCTCAATATGCAGAATCCTATACACAGCTGACCCTAACATAACTGACCCTAAAgcgctgtacacacgatcggtttgtccgatgaaaacagaccgatggaccgttttcaacggacaatccgatcgtgtgtggggccccatcgttttgttttccatcggtgaaaacatgttttaaaatcttcctatggataaaaaaaaacgatagaaaaaaacgatcgtctgtgtgaaagtccatcggtcaaaaatccgcgcatgctcagaatcaatacattttaaaatgtttgtttacatttatttataaatatgtgtatatatactgtatacacacacacacacacacacgtgtttgagctttggggtgcacaccctaatgcaataggctgcgcacacccatGATCTCTgttattacctataaatgttaatatTGTTATAATTTGTGCATTTAAGAATGCAAATGTCTCTTTTTAAAAaccatctactgagctggccaaaacTATGTTgtgagggagtctattcctcattttcacagctcttactgtgaagaagcctttctgtatGTGGAGATTACATTTCTTTTCCTCCGGGCGCACAGTGTACCCCCTTGTCTGTTTTGTTaacccttaaggctgcattcacatctgagcgacagccgcgttcgcgtgtagcggcgtattttgccgcgagtacaaaactttcactttttttttttttttctcaaagtcttcccattgctgtcaatgggaaaacgcctatgtcgcctgaaaaaaagggtccgggactttttttcaggcgacaggcgttcggcgtctatgagatgtgaaccatctccatagacagcatgggaattctcccctcgagcgacagaagcgtccggcgtcgggcgttttgtcgctcaggtgtgaatggggtctaacagATAGCACCTATTGTATTAGAACCAAAATAAGTGTCTGTGTTGACCATACCAACCAATCACATGTAAATTTGTCTAAACTACAGTTAAAGACTGTCAGGTGGAATGTGATTGGTTGTATCAGTAACTTAGAAGAAATTTGACAGTTACTGTCTATAAACAATGCCTAACAATACTCATAAGTGTGCgcaacctattgcattagggtgtgccccctgaagctcaaacacacacacttgtgtgtgtgtccatatatatatatatatatatatacacacacatatacatacacattgaTCTCATCTTTCCGACGGCACACAGAGTGATAATgctaatgtgcatggggtgataagggtgtgcccaggcacactcggcacaccctgtgcgcgcgCCTATGACAATACTAAATATCTGACATATTCGTCCCTGACATGCACGGATGAGGAGGGCTGTTtctcagaataacaaaaaaaaaggggttcaTATATGGCAGATacatagggattgatttactaaaggcaaagtgcagttgctccagagcttagcaaatgagcagaagctctgctgactctcatcatccaatcatgtttaaatgctgttttcttttttcctgcacgTGGTTGAGTATTCTTTGTAAAAttaagccttacctcatttactaagctctggagcaactgcaccttTGCGAAGTGCATAGTctatatgcctttagtaaatcaaccccacaatgtGGTGGCTGTTCCCTTTTCTATGGAATAAATTAGAAGAATTGTTGTTCTCAGAAGATTTTTCCAGCATACAGGGAAATCTCTCTTATGAAGCTTACTAGTACAACTAACAATTAGGCCTCAGAATGGGGAAGTAAAAGGGACGGCCGTTTAGGCCTCCCTTTCCTCATGGGATCACGGCAGCAGCAAGAGACTACGATTTAAAGGAACAGGTGTCAGTGTAATTAGGTGTGAGGCAGAGTGTCAGATAAGGTTAATAGCAGGTCAGCGGGTTATGTAAGGTAAAAGGTAGGTGAAGCTGCTAGAAGTTAAACAGTGCAGGTTAGGATTGGTCAGCCAGGTCAGGTGGGCTTGAGGGTTCTGGAAGGTTTAGAGGTCAGCTAGGATTGGTCACGGAGGTCAGCTGACAGGTCAGAGATCATTCTggaaggtggtggtggtgttagcctatttaaccacttaaggaccgcctcctgcacatatacgtcggcagaatagcacgctgggcacaagcacgtatatatacgtcctgtacttgtacccagccgtgggtcgtgggcgcgcgcccgtggtgcgctcccgcgacccggtccgaagctccgggaccgcgggtcccgcggacccgatcgccgctcgagtgcggcgatcggtccccggagctgaagaacggggagagccgtgtgtaaacacagcttccccgtgcttcactgtggcggcgtattgatcgcgtcatcccctttataggggagacacgatcgatgacgtcacacctacagccacacccccctacagttgtaaacactcacaaagtgaagcctaactcctacagcgccccctgtggttaactcccaaactgcaactgtcattttcacaataaagaatgcaatttaaatgcattttttgctgtgaaaatgacaatggtcccaaaaatgtgtcaaaattgtccgaagtgtccgccataatgtcgcagtcacgaaaaaaatcgctgatcgccgccattagtagtaaaaaaaataaaaaaaaataaaaatgcaataaaactatcccctattttgtaaacgctataaattttgcgcaaaccaaccgataaacgattattgcgatttttttttaccaaaaataggtagaagaatacgtatcggcctaaactgaggggaaaaaaaattatatatgtttttgggggatatttattatagcaaaaagtaaaaaattttgcatttttttcaaaattgtcgctctatttttgtttatagcgcaaaaaataaaaagcgccgaggagatcaaataccaccaaaagaaagctctatttgtggggaaaaaaggacgccaattttgtttgggagccacgtcgcacgaccgcgcaattgtctgttaaagcgacgcagtcccgaactgtaaaaacaccttgggtctttagccagcatattggtccggggcttaagtggttaagggccagTAGTCACAGGGGTCAGCGCCAGTGTGACAGGAGAGAACCAGCAGGTGAAGCTCcccaccctaccccccccccctcgtcgcgCCTGATTCATGTGGTGGCTCACTCTGGTTAGCCAGAGGGGAGAGTTAAGgtaaagttaaagcgggagttcacccataaaaaaatgttacccttagattgatgctcattttgtctaggggaatcggctagttgttttaaaatcgaagctgtacttaccgttgtagagagcgatcttctccgccgcttccagggatgggtcttcgggagtgggcgttcctattttgattgacattcttccgacaggcttccgacggtcgcatccatcgcgtcacgagtagccgaaagaagccgaacgtcggcgcggctctatactgcgcctgcgcaccgacgttcggctactttcggaaaatcgtgacgcgatggatgcgaccgtcggaagcctgtcggaagactgtcaatcaaaataggaacgcccagtcccgcagcccatacccagaagcggcggagaagatcgctctctacaacggtaagtacggcttcgattttaaaacaacaacccgattcccctagaccaggtgtctgcaacccgcggctccggagccgcatgcggctcttttgaacctttgccgcggctccggggCACCTTTTGAAGGTAACAAGTAATCCACCTGATTACTCTTACCCTCgcggtaacgccgttcccattacttgtgcggcgttaccgcaattacatttACCGCGCGGCGtgcgggggggcaggggggggtcatgtggccacaggcATCATGTGTGGATTGGAAGTgtctgggactgggggggggggggggagagcggcctagtctagggctgggggctggggccagcctgggcatgtggaggtggaatcttatctgatatattgtacagtattgcatttgctggggatgtggaggtggaatctgacTGCACGATCCTGTATATGGCATTAAGGTAAGAAACAATATATGCAGTgctatatttgttttaaatgttgcaatggttttgcggctcccagtttttttttccttcggaaacgggtccaagtggctctttatgtcttaaaggttgcagacccctgccctagacaaaatgagcaggaatctaagggtaaaaaatgctatttccgggtgaacctccactataAGTTCAAATGCTGTTTTAGCTTGAGTGGCTGGGTTGAAGATTTGGTTATTAAGTTAATATTTGGTGGTGGTaccctgaagccctgtacacacggcccagaatctcgtcaggaaaaaaaacgttgtttttcctgacgagattcttggcagtgtacagacactccattcgaaaaaaacgtcattcttttgaatggcacgaacacggtgatgtcatcgactacgacgagcatgcacttGTCAGATTCGATGCCGtcgtcttgctacaccctacctatgcctaggtagctaccgcgcatgcgtcaaagacatttcgagcatgcgcgggtttccacggcgaaaggcaagtatacagacgcttgggtttctcgtcaggaaaacactgccgagaaaatagaga
The Rana temporaria chromosome 6, aRanTem1.1, whole genome shotgun sequence DNA segment above includes these coding regions:
- the LOC120943347 gene encoding forkhead box protein J1.2-like, whose protein sequence is MPVLSSHHQSLTLMEKDNCREDDSLTNLQWLQDFSIRSSDLSSIATSHPPHTNQGPCSPTAGDIASCQSPRNGKQRATLGSNAWPSLPTSAPNPIQDVDYRTNPHVKPPYSYASLICMAMEASQQRKLTLSAIYNWITQNFCYYRHADPSWQNSIRHNLSLNKCFMKVPRGKDEPGKGGFWQMDPRYADMFVNGVLKRRRMPASHLEPPRCNKVTLHHPYQTSSRANNHQTQRSSCGYKQPRRQEKANPVLPALRVPERHGDHLFPPEDHLNGSNFDDLDLQTALISLWWEGDMGSSGPNASVVTNPGLELAQQDPAIVDNQWFMLPEQHPTWQELKEEPVAEQWYSENGYAEDVLYECPPWERAETLL